One window from the genome of Bubalus kerabau isolate K-KA32 ecotype Philippines breed swamp buffalo chromosome 17, PCC_UOA_SB_1v2, whole genome shotgun sequence encodes:
- the LOC129630766 gene encoding vomeronasal type-1 receptor 4-like, which yields MVFGALGNVILFFHSICPILLGCKTRPTDVILAHVVVANLFIIFSPGIPHIIVAFVLRKPLSSLGCKFVYYIQRVARGSTLCSTCVLSTYQSFTLTPRRVEWVMLRGRAPKAIGPSCCTCWLLSFLMNIYVPVTVTGPQGTNNYTDNHGKWFCSSSAPKARFLYLWSISDAVFIGLMVWTSGSMVLLLFRHRQRVQYIHTPTGHHRCPPETRAAHTILMLVVTFVTFYALDCIFALCIAAFLDFRLSLLHTTNVLASCFPTVSPLLLLLRDPRTRGCCSWVFRHHG from the coding sequence ATGGTGTTTGGGGCTCTGGGTAATGTCATCCTTTTCTTCCACAGCATCTGTCCGATCTTGCTTGGCTGCAAGACGAGACCCACAGATGTGATTCTCGCCCATGTGGTTGTGGccaatctttttattattttctcccctgGGATTCCCCACATAATAGTAGCTTTTGTATTAAGGAAGCCCCTGTCCAGTCTTGGGTGTAAGTTTGTGTATTACATACAGAGGGTGGCTCGAGGCAGCACCCTGTGCTCCACCTGCGTCCTGAGCACCTATCAGTCCTTCACTCTCACCCCCAGGAGAGTGGAGTGGGTGATGCTCAGAGGAAGGGCCCCCAAGGCCATTGGTCCTTCCTGTTGCACCTGCTGGTTGCTCAGTTTCCTAATGAATATCTATGTTCCTGTGACAGTCACTGGTCCACAGGGCACAAACAACTATACTGATAACCATGGCAAGTGGTTCTGCTCTTCCTCAGCTCCTAAAGCACGCTTTCTGTACTTATGGTCCATCTCTGATGCCGTGTTTATTGGCCTCATGGTCTGGACCAGTGGCTCCATGGTGCTTCTCTTGTTCAGACACCGCCAGAGGGTGCAGTATATCCACACCCCCACTGGGCACCACAGATGCCCGCCAGAGACCAGAGCCGCCCACACCATCCTGATGCTGGTGGTCACCTTCGTCACCTTCTACGCACTGGATTGCATTTTTGCTTTGTGTATTGCTGCATTTTTAGATTTTCGCCTATCGTTGCTTCATACCACTAATGTTTTGGCTTCATGTTTCCCCACTGTTAGCCCCCTACTGCTGCTCCTGAGGGATCCTAGAACTCGTGGGTGCTGCTCTTGGGTTTTTAGGCATCATGGCTGA
- the LOC129630982 gene encoding vomeronasal type-1 receptor 4-like, with protein MLPPQKESGAMFLKALFLLQVGNGALANVILFFCNVSPVLLGHRQRPPQMIVTHMAVANFLVLLSAGVPHTMAAFVSRKPLSSLGCKLVYYVQRVARSTTLCSTCILSTYQSFTLTPRRVEWVMLRGRAPRVTGPSCWVCWMLSLFMNIWIPVSISGPQDEHNYTDAQDKWFCSPSASKAGCVYLWSTSDAVFLTLMVWSSGSMVLLLLRHHQRVQYIHTPTGHHRCPPETRAAHTILMLVVTFVIFYLLNSVFTFYIRAHDDFRLWLMQVSDVLASCFPTISPFLLLLRDPRTPRFCS; from the coding sequence ATGCTCCCCCCACAGAAAGAATCAGGGGCAATGTTTCTGAAAGCCCTATTTCTGTTACAGGTTGGGAACGGGGCTCTGGCTAACGTCATCCTCTTCTTCTGTAATGTCTCCCCAGTCTTGCTTGGCCACAGACAGAGACCCCCACAGATGATTGTCACCCACATGGCCGTGGCCAACTTCTTGGTTCTTCTCTCCGCTGGGGTTCCCCACACAATGGCAGCTTTTGTGTCAAGGAAGCCCCTGTCCAGTCTTGGGTGTAAGCTTGTGTATTACGTACAGAGGGTGGCTCGCAGCACCACCCTGTGCTCCACCTGCATCCTGAGCACTTATCAGTCCTTCACTCTCACCCCCAGGAGGGTGGAGTGGGTGATGCTCAGAGGAAGGGCCCCCAGGGTCACTGGTCCTTCCTGCTGGGTCTGCTggatgctcagtctcttcatgaATATCTGGATTCCTGTGAGCATCTCTGGTCCACAGGATGAGCACAACTATACTGATGCCCAAGACAAGTGGTTCTGCTCACCCTCGGCTTCTAAAGCAGGCTGTGTCTACTTGTGGTCCACCTCGGATGCCGTGTTTCTTACCCTCATGGTCTGGTCCAGTGGCTCCATGGTGCTTCTCCTGCTCAGACACCACCAGAGGGTGCAGTATATTCACACCCCCACTGGACACCACAGATGCCCCCCGGAGACCAGAGCCGCCCACACCATCCTGATGCTGGTTGTCACCTTTGTCATCTTCTACCTGCTGAATTCTGTATTCACTTTTTATATCAGGGCCCATGATGATTTTCGCCTGTGGTTGATGCAGGTCTCAGATGTCTTGGCTTCGTGTTTTCCCACCATTTCCCCCTTCCTGCTGCTCCTGAGGGATCCTAGAACCCCCAGGTTCTGCTCCTGA